Proteins encoded together in one Deinococcus ruber window:
- a CDS encoding response regulator transcription factor, protein MTRPAAPATRPCILLVEDDASIREYLELGFGYEGFQVLHAANGSDALTLFERERPGVVVLDVGLPGLDGFAVLRAIRERSATPVLMLTARDGVEDRIQGLKEGADDYLVKPFHFGELVARVQAVLRRTQPDSGRMLTYADLSFDTQLREVQRGGRRLDLTPRATDLLETFLRHPERAMSKSVLLDHVWGADFMGDDNIVEVYVRQLRRALGEPELIQTVRGAGYALRLRS, encoded by the coding sequence ATGACCCGCCCCGCCGCGCCTGCCACCCGCCCCTGCATCCTGCTGGTCGAGGACGATGCCAGTATCCGCGAGTACCTCGAACTGGGATTCGGCTATGAGGGCTTTCAGGTGCTGCATGCCGCCAACGGTTCCGACGCGCTGACCCTGTTCGAGCGCGAGCGGCCCGGCGTGGTGGTGCTGGATGTGGGGTTGCCGGGGCTGGACGGCTTCGCGGTGCTGCGGGCCATCCGCGAGCGCTCCGCCACGCCCGTCCTGATGCTGACGGCGCGGGACGGTGTGGAAGACCGCATCCAGGGACTGAAGGAAGGGGCCGACGATTATCTGGTCAAGCCCTTTCATTTCGGAGAGCTGGTGGCGCGGGTTCAGGCTGTTCTGCGGCGCACCCAGCCCGACAGCGGGCGCATGCTGACCTACGCCGATCTCAGCTTCGATACGCAGCTCCGGGAAGTGCAGCGCGGCGGGCGACGGCTCGACCTGACGCCGCGTGCCACCGACCTGCTCGAAACCTTCCTGCGCCACCCAGAACGGGCCATGAGCAAATCGGTGCTGCTCGATCACGTCTGGGGGGCAGACTTCATGGGTGACGACAACATCGTCGAGGTGTACGTGCGGCAGCTTCGGCGGGCGCTGGGGGAACCCGAGCTGATTCAGACGGTGCGCGGGGCCGGGTACGCCCTGCGCCTGCGCTCCTGA